One Paraburkholderia sp. PREW-6R genomic region harbors:
- a CDS encoding helix-turn-helix transcriptional regulator, producing the protein MSRRPSPEQRRELGNFLSSRRARLQPADFGLPEGARRTSGLRREEVAVLAGVSVSWYTWLEQGRDIQPSADALRRLSAVFKLDAVESAHLFALSAREHSQVATGSGVSEGLELLVQSINVPAYVRNTRLDILVWNDAIADLFVDYGSLEPHERNTLRLLFLYKPYRTLILDWEQMTRGMISAFRAARAQAPDKAPFDSLVSELTGLSAEFRDWWQDTDVKGFDEGDKRLRHPSGGYVEFTYVALTPAGRPDLSLVTYLPRLTAGDSGGTDIAGSVGSDCH; encoded by the coding sequence ATGTCCAGACGACCCTCTCCTGAACAACGACGCGAACTCGGCAACTTTCTGTCCAGCCGCCGCGCTCGCCTGCAGCCCGCCGATTTCGGTCTACCCGAAGGCGCCCGCCGCACGTCGGGTCTGCGGCGTGAAGAAGTCGCCGTGCTCGCCGGGGTCAGCGTGAGCTGGTACACATGGCTCGAGCAGGGTCGCGACATCCAGCCATCCGCCGACGCGCTGCGCAGATTGTCGGCCGTGTTCAAGCTCGATGCCGTCGAATCCGCGCACCTGTTCGCGCTGTCGGCGCGCGAGCATTCGCAGGTCGCGACCGGAAGCGGCGTCAGCGAAGGACTCGAACTACTCGTGCAGTCGATCAACGTCCCGGCCTACGTACGCAATACGCGTCTCGACATCCTTGTGTGGAACGACGCGATCGCCGATCTTTTCGTCGACTATGGATCGCTCGAGCCGCACGAGCGCAATACATTGCGTTTGCTATTCCTTTACAAGCCCTACCGTACGCTGATTCTCGACTGGGAACAGATGACACGAGGCATGATCTCGGCGTTTCGCGCGGCGCGCGCCCAGGCACCGGACAAAGCTCCGTTCGACAGCCTCGTCAGCGAGCTGACCGGGCTCAGTGCGGAATTCCGCGACTGGTGGCAGGACACTGACGTAAAAGGCTTCGATGAGGGCGACAAACGGCTTCGTCATCCTTCAGGCGGTTACGTCGAATTCACGTACGTCGCGCTGACGCCGGCGGGCAGGCCGGATCTGTCGCTCGTCACCTATCTCCCGCGACTGACGGCCGGCGACTCAGGCGGAACAGACATCGCAGGCAGTGTCGGCAGTGACTGCCACTAA
- a CDS encoding NAD-dependent succinate-semialdehyde dehydrogenase, with protein MSNLSTPVTSGATSRNPATGELIAHYAFQTADEIERMLDRNAAAFRLWRATPMPERVVTYRRLATVLRDRSEALAALITTEMGKTLSAARAEVEKCAAAIDWIAANGPALLADEAAPVDGDDEVYVSYLPIGSVLAVMPWNFPLWQVIRASGPIMLSGNGFILKHAANVMGSAYALQDAYEAAGFPVGLFANLNADNDTVAHVIEDPRVAAITLTGSMRAGSAVASTAGKALKKTLLELGGADAFIVLADANVDLAVKAAIEARFQNAGQVCLAAKRFIVERPVADEFTRKFVEAAREVSAGDPLDPASTIGPMARADLRDELHSQVERTIEAGATLLLGGNKVAGAGNYYEPTVLADVVPGMAAFDEETFGPVAAITVADNAEHAIELANTSDYGLGGSLWTSDVARAQRIARRLETGGVFINGFSASNPRIPVGGVKKSGYGRELSHFGLREFTNAQAVWARTVD; from the coding sequence ATGTCGAATCTCAGCACCCCCGTTACCAGCGGCGCAACTTCGCGTAACCCCGCCACGGGCGAACTCATCGCCCACTACGCTTTTCAGACGGCCGACGAAATCGAGCGCATGCTCGACAGGAATGCCGCGGCCTTCCGCCTGTGGCGCGCCACGCCGATGCCGGAGCGCGTCGTGACGTACCGCCGACTCGCGACGGTTTTGAGGGACCGGTCGGAGGCGTTGGCCGCGCTGATTACGACCGAGATGGGCAAGACGCTCAGTGCCGCACGGGCCGAAGTCGAGAAGTGCGCGGCGGCTATCGACTGGATTGCAGCGAACGGCCCCGCGTTGCTGGCAGACGAAGCCGCGCCCGTCGACGGCGATGACGAAGTCTATGTCTCGTACCTGCCGATCGGCTCGGTCCTCGCCGTCATGCCGTGGAATTTTCCGCTATGGCAGGTCATTCGCGCCTCGGGCCCGATCATGCTGTCAGGCAATGGATTCATCCTCAAGCACGCGGCCAATGTCATGGGGTCGGCGTACGCGCTTCAGGACGCTTACGAAGCGGCCGGTTTTCCGGTCGGTCTGTTCGCCAATCTGAATGCGGATAACGACACCGTTGCGCACGTGATCGAAGATCCGCGTGTTGCCGCGATTACGTTGACCGGCAGCATGCGCGCGGGCTCGGCGGTCGCCTCGACGGCAGGCAAGGCGCTCAAGAAAACGCTGCTGGAACTGGGCGGCGCCGACGCCTTCATCGTGCTGGCTGACGCGAACGTGGACCTCGCTGTAAAGGCCGCAATCGAGGCGCGCTTCCAGAACGCGGGGCAAGTATGTCTTGCTGCGAAGCGATTCATCGTGGAGCGTCCGGTTGCGGACGAGTTCACCCGCAAGTTCGTCGAAGCCGCGCGCGAGGTGAGCGCCGGCGATCCTCTCGACCCGGCGAGCACGATCGGGCCGATGGCGCGTGCCGATCTGCGCGATGAACTGCACAGTCAGGTGGAGCGCACGATCGAAGCCGGTGCCACGCTGCTGCTCGGCGGCAACAAGGTTGCGGGCGCAGGCAATTATTACGAACCGACCGTGCTCGCGGATGTGGTCCCGGGAATGGCCGCGTTCGACGAGGAGACCTTCGGCCCGGTCGCTGCGATCACCGTGGCCGACAACGCGGAGCACGCCATCGAACTTGCCAATACGAGCGATTACGGACTGGGTGGCAGCCTGTGGACGAGCGATGTGGCCCGTGCTCAACGCATCGCCCGTCGGCTGGAAACGGGTGGCGTGTTTATCAACGGCTTCTCGGCCTCCAACCCGCGCATTCCTGTCGGTGGGGTCAAGAAGAGCGGATATGGTCGGGAACTGTCGCACTTCGGTTTGCGGGAGTTCACCAACGCTCAGGCGGTTTGGGCGCGCACGGTCGACTGA
- a CDS encoding alkene reductase — protein MNHSSVSPILQPVTVGNLQLKNRIVMAPMTRSRADDAGVPPDYAADYYAQRAGAGLIVTEATNISAQARGYPRTPGIWTEAQVAAWTRVTEAVHRREGKIFLQLWHTGRISHPDMHDGALPVAPSAIKPGGEIRVHDGMKEFVTPRALRADEIPGIVDDYRHAAKNAKRAGFDGVEIHSANNYLLEQFIRDSTNQRTDEYGGSVENRLRFPLSVVKAVLEVWGNERVGIRISPVTTAPGETPVDSDPMTVFGAYVRALSELKLLYIHDIEGVTQLSRETDSGVSFAALRKQFDGAYIANNQYTLELAERTLAAGDADLFSMGRPFIANPDLVDRLRVGAPLADAPKEYWYGGDSTGYSDWPDMRPVLRRSGDESH, from the coding sequence ATGAACCATTCATCCGTAAGTCCAATACTTCAACCGGTGACGGTGGGCAACCTGCAACTCAAGAACCGCATCGTGATGGCGCCGATGACGCGCAGCCGGGCCGACGACGCGGGCGTGCCGCCCGACTACGCAGCCGATTACTACGCGCAGCGCGCAGGCGCCGGCCTTATCGTTACCGAAGCCACCAATATCTCCGCGCAGGCGCGCGGCTATCCCCGCACACCGGGGATCTGGACCGAGGCCCAGGTCGCCGCGTGGACGCGCGTGACCGAAGCGGTCCATCGCCGTGAAGGCAAGATTTTTCTGCAGTTGTGGCACACGGGGCGGATCTCTCACCCGGACATGCATGACGGCGCGTTACCCGTTGCACCTTCAGCGATCAAGCCGGGCGGTGAGATACGCGTTCACGACGGCATGAAGGAATTTGTCACGCCTCGCGCGCTGCGTGCGGATGAAATCCCCGGTATCGTCGACGATTATCGCCATGCCGCGAAGAATGCGAAGCGCGCGGGTTTCGACGGCGTTGAGATCCACTCGGCCAACAACTATCTGCTCGAACAGTTCATTCGCGACAGCACCAATCAGCGGACGGATGAGTACGGCGGCTCGGTCGAGAACCGTCTGCGTTTTCCACTTTCGGTAGTCAAGGCGGTGCTCGAAGTCTGGGGCAACGAGCGCGTCGGCATTCGCATCTCACCGGTCACAACGGCGCCGGGGGAAACGCCTGTCGACAGCGATCCTATGACTGTGTTCGGTGCTTATGTGCGGGCGTTGTCGGAGCTGAAGCTGTTGTATATCCATGACATAGAAGGCGTGACGCAACTGAGCCGAGAAACGGATAGCGGCGTCAGTTTTGCCGCACTACGCAAACAGTTTGACGGCGCATACATCGCCAACAACCAGTACACACTGGAGCTTGCCGAAAGAACGCTGGCGGCAGGCGACGCGGACCTCTTCAGTATGGGACGGCCGTTCATTGCGAACCCGGATCTGGTTGACCGGCTGCGCGTCGGCGCGCCACTTGCCGACGCGCCGAAAGAATACTGGTACGGGGGAGATTCGACCGGCTACTCGGATTGGCCAGACATGCGGCCGGTACTTCGTCGCTCGGGTGATGAATCACACTAG
- a CDS encoding LysR family transcriptional regulator: MDSLQADQTNAFLAVLETGSFTAAGRKLGRDGSVISRRVAALETRLGIRLLERSTRRVSATEAGARLRARIGEAYGILRRAEDEARSMAETPTGLLRISVPAGFGRRWVAPRLPEFLARYPALEVECSLSDRYVDLIAERYDVGVRIGKLEDSRLIAKPLLTMQRLLCASPEWVRSHGRPTHPRDLAHKSCIGFTPLHTWPTWHLHRRGEHHAVRIQAQLATDDVDTMVHAATAGAGIMLGADWLVGPELCQGKLVRVLPQWTVSENEKLSIVRASRRNEPAKTRAFVDWLSALFQQPPWTDVVRSIGTRKAD; the protein is encoded by the coding sequence ATGGATAGCCTACAGGCCGATCAGACAAACGCGTTCCTCGCCGTGCTCGAAACGGGCAGCTTCACGGCGGCGGGCCGCAAGCTCGGCCGCGATGGGTCGGTGATCTCGCGTCGTGTCGCGGCGCTCGAAACGCGGCTGGGCATCCGGCTGCTCGAACGCTCGACGAGACGCGTTTCCGCAACCGAAGCGGGCGCGCGCTTACGGGCACGGATCGGCGAGGCATACGGAATACTGCGGCGGGCGGAGGACGAAGCACGGTCGATGGCCGAGACGCCGACGGGTCTGCTGCGCATCAGTGTGCCGGCCGGATTCGGCCGTCGGTGGGTGGCGCCGCGGCTACCTGAGTTCCTGGCACGCTATCCGGCACTTGAAGTGGAGTGCAGCCTCAGCGACAGGTACGTCGACCTCATTGCGGAGCGCTACGACGTGGGTGTGCGGATCGGCAAACTTGAAGACAGCCGTCTGATCGCAAAGCCGCTCCTGACCATGCAACGTCTGCTCTGCGCGTCGCCCGAATGGGTCCGCAGCCACGGGCGCCCCACCCATCCGCGGGATCTCGCGCATAAGTCGTGTATCGGGTTCACACCGCTGCACACCTGGCCGACATGGCACCTGCATCGTCGCGGCGAGCATCACGCGGTCCGCATCCAGGCACAGCTCGCGACCGATGACGTGGATACGATGGTCCATGCGGCCACGGCCGGTGCGGGCATCATGCTCGGCGCGGACTGGCTGGTCGGCCCCGAACTGTGCCAGGGGAAGCTGGTGCGTGTCCTCCCCCAATGGACCGTGTCGGAGAACGAGAAACTGAGCATTGTGCGTGCGTCGCGCAGAAACGAGCCCGCGAAAACGCGGGCGTTCGTTGACTGGTTGAGTGCACTGTTTCAGCAACCACCGTGGACGGACGTGGTTAGGTCAATCGGGACGCGGAAAGCCGACTAG
- a CDS encoding NAD(P)-dependent alcohol dehydrogenase: protein MQAFNLMAGEDYRLQRIDMQQPVPRCGEVLVRLHAASLNYLDLAVARGRFGDVAPGFIPGTDGAGEIAALGERVEGWEVGERVVVGTFVDWSAGRYTTEAGKRIRGVSMPGSLAGYAVVPTTALVRIPLSMSYREAACLPIAATTAWNALVAGSIRPGTTVALLGTGGVSLFALQLAKAAGARVLITSSSPEKLERARALGADELINYRTTPAWDEAMLAATGGRGADLVVETIGPDTFRRSINVAAIGGTIFTLGFISGMDVSFPVLPVMLKTLRIVGSQTGSTANLADATRAIAQSRIKPVVDRVFEFDDAQSAYRYLEQAGHFGKVVIDVASR from the coding sequence ATGCAAGCCTTTAATCTGATGGCAGGTGAGGACTACCGGTTGCAGCGCATCGACATGCAGCAGCCAGTGCCGCGCTGCGGTGAAGTACTCGTCCGACTGCATGCAGCGAGTCTGAATTATCTGGATCTGGCTGTGGCGCGCGGTCGCTTTGGCGATGTTGCGCCCGGGTTCATACCAGGCACCGACGGTGCCGGCGAGATCGCCGCGTTGGGCGAGCGCGTCGAGGGCTGGGAGGTCGGCGAGCGGGTGGTCGTGGGCACGTTTGTCGACTGGTCCGCAGGGCGCTACACGACTGAGGCCGGCAAGCGAATCCGTGGCGTATCGATGCCCGGCTCCCTCGCCGGGTACGCCGTCGTGCCGACGACCGCGCTCGTGCGCATCCCGCTGTCGATGTCGTATCGCGAAGCCGCCTGCCTGCCGATTGCCGCCACGACGGCCTGGAACGCGCTCGTGGCGGGATCGATTCGCCCAGGCACGACAGTCGCGCTGCTCGGCACGGGCGGTGTGAGCCTCTTCGCACTGCAGCTAGCCAAAGCGGCGGGTGCGCGCGTGTTGATCACGTCATCGTCTCCTGAAAAACTGGAGCGGGCGCGAGCATTGGGCGCGGACGAACTGATCAACTACCGGACCACGCCGGCGTGGGACGAAGCGATGCTCGCAGCAACCGGAGGTCGCGGAGCGGATCTGGTGGTGGAAACCATTGGCCCCGATACGTTCCGGCGCTCCATTAACGTGGCGGCCATCGGGGGCACGATTTTTACGCTCGGGTTCATTAGCGGCATGGACGTGTCGTTTCCGGTGCTTCCCGTCATGCTGAAGACACTGCGGATCGTGGGTAGCCAGACAGGATCGACTGCGAATCTGGCAGATGCGACGCGCGCCATCGCCCAGTCGCGCATCAAACCGGTTGTCGACCGTGTATTTGAGTTCGACGACGCGCAGTCGGCGTATCGCTACCTCGAGCAGGCGGGTCACTTTGGCAAGGTCGTTATCGACGTGGCATCCAGATAG
- a CDS encoding LysR family transcriptional regulator has translation MDLNLRDIRALVAVAEAGSFTRAAQRLHLSQPALTVQIRRLEEAVGARLFDRNSRNVALTPNGRELLPLLRKSLRDMETVLRDARAMGTGESGTIRIACLPTFAASALPELINAMKRDVPRVVFQIHDVVASTVNALVREEEADIGLTGGEVLDPALEVLHAGVDRLVAVCPQAHPLAKKRRIGLDELARLPLVLTAPGTSVRAVVDAALSKSSQPLDIACEPTYMMTAVAMVRAGLGVTILPATAREVHAEAGLAVKKIDDPAFVRSIAIVKKRGRTLSAVSDNFVQRMRRSVRTR, from the coding sequence ATGGATCTGAATCTTCGCGATATCCGCGCGCTCGTCGCGGTGGCTGAAGCGGGTAGCTTCACGCGCGCGGCGCAGCGGCTGCACCTGTCGCAGCCCGCGCTCACCGTACAAATACGCAGACTGGAGGAGGCGGTCGGCGCGCGGCTCTTTGATCGCAATAGCCGCAACGTCGCGCTGACGCCGAACGGGCGCGAACTGCTACCACTCCTTCGCAAGTCCCTGCGCGACATGGAGACGGTGCTGCGCGATGCGCGCGCGATGGGTACAGGCGAAAGCGGCACGATCCGGATCGCCTGCCTGCCGACCTTTGCAGCGAGCGCGTTGCCCGAGTTGATCAACGCCATGAAGCGCGACGTGCCGCGCGTCGTTTTCCAGATCCACGATGTCGTGGCCAGTACCGTCAACGCGCTCGTGCGCGAAGAAGAAGCGGATATCGGCCTCACCGGCGGTGAAGTGCTCGACCCGGCGCTCGAAGTCCTGCATGCGGGAGTGGACCGGCTTGTCGCCGTGTGTCCGCAGGCTCACCCTCTCGCCAAAAAGCGTCGCATCGGTCTGGACGAACTGGCGCGCTTACCGCTCGTACTCACGGCGCCGGGTACGAGCGTGCGCGCAGTCGTCGATGCAGCGCTCAGCAAATCGAGCCAGCCGCTCGACATCGCGTGCGAACCCACCTACATGATGACTGCTGTCGCGATGGTGCGCGCCGGTCTGGGTGTAACCATCCTGCCAGCGACCGCGCGCGAGGTGCACGCCGAAGCGGGGCTTGCTGTAAAGAAGATCGACGACCCGGCGTTCGTGCGCTCGATTGCCATCGTGAAGAAAAGAGGCAGAACCTTGTCGGCCGTCTCCGATAACTTCGTCCAACGAATGCGTCGGAGTGTGAGGACGCGGTGA
- a CDS encoding citrate:proton symporter encodes MLPLLGLSTILVLLGAILSKRMSPLVALILVPIAASLIGGFGLSTSRFVIDGLKSLAPVVGMFVFAILYFGTITDAGTLDPIIDRILRAVGTKPTRIVMGTTLLALLIHLDGSGAVCFLVTIPAMLPLYDRLNMDRRVLAAAVSMAAGINFLPWTGPMIRASASLHLRISALFNPLIPVQAVGLVFVFGMAWWLGRREEKRLGYSSASGAIPVPTRELSAEEQALRRPGNFWFNIILTIVVLGTMVVMGEKIPPAIMFMVGLCIALIVNYPNVDMQRKRIDAHARAALMMAGILLAAGVFTGVMQGSGMLKAMAQAAVGHVPPAMAGHIPVALGLLSMPLSMLFDPDSFYFGVLPVIAEVASQLGVPAVHVGQAALLGQMTTGFPVSPLTPATFLVVGLCGIDLADHQKFTFPLLFGASIVMTITCVVLGVFPL; translated from the coding sequence ATGCTGCCGCTGCTCGGTCTGTCGACCATCCTCGTCCTGCTAGGGGCAATTCTTTCCAAGCGCATGTCGCCGCTCGTGGCGCTGATCCTCGTGCCGATCGCAGCGTCACTGATCGGCGGCTTCGGCCTGTCGACGAGCAGGTTCGTCATCGACGGATTAAAGAGCCTTGCGCCGGTTGTAGGCATGTTTGTCTTCGCGATTCTCTATTTTGGCACGATCACCGACGCAGGCACGCTCGATCCGATCATCGACCGCATCCTGCGCGCCGTCGGCACGAAACCGACGCGCATTGTCATGGGCACGACGCTGCTCGCGCTTCTGATCCATCTTGACGGCTCCGGCGCCGTGTGTTTCCTCGTCACCATCCCGGCGATGCTGCCGCTCTACGATCGCCTGAACATGGACAGGCGCGTGCTCGCGGCAGCTGTATCGATGGCGGCGGGCATTAACTTCCTGCCGTGGACCGGGCCCATGATCCGCGCGTCCGCGTCATTGCACCTGCGCATTTCGGCGCTCTTCAACCCGCTGATTCCGGTGCAGGCGGTCGGCCTTGTGTTCGTGTTCGGCATGGCCTGGTGGCTCGGGCGCCGTGAAGAAAAGCGTCTCGGCTATTCGAGCGCGAGCGGCGCGATTCCCGTTCCCACGCGTGAACTGAGCGCCGAGGAGCAGGCGCTGCGTCGTCCGGGGAACTTCTGGTTCAACATCATTCTGACGATCGTCGTTCTCGGCACGATGGTCGTGATGGGCGAGAAAATTCCGCCCGCGATCATGTTCATGGTCGGACTGTGCATCGCGTTGATCGTGAATTATCCGAACGTCGACATGCAGAGGAAACGCATCGATGCGCACGCGCGCGCTGCGCTCATGATGGCGGGCATTCTTCTAGCGGCGGGCGTGTTCACCGGCGTCATGCAGGGCAGCGGCATGCTGAAGGCGATGGCGCAGGCGGCCGTCGGACACGTGCCCCCCGCGATGGCCGGACACATTCCGGTCGCGCTGGGCCTTTTGTCAATGCCGCTTTCAATGCTATTCGACCCTGATTCGTTTTATTTCGGTGTGCTACCGGTGATCGCCGAAGTCGCGTCACAGCTCGGGGTGCCAGCAGTGCATGTCGGTCAGGCGGCCCTGCTCGGTCAGATGACAACCGGCTTTCCCGTGAGTCCGCTCACGCCGGCCACCTTTCTGGTCGTCGGCTTGTGCGGCATCGATCTGGCGGATCATCAGAAGTTTACGTTCCCGCTGCTGTTCGGCGCATCGATCGTCATGACGATCACGTGCGTCGTGCTGGGCGTGTTTCCGCTTTAA
- a CDS encoding acyclic terpene utilization AtuA family protein, with product MKHTIRLGAGAGYSGDRIEPAVELAEHGALDYLVFECLAERTIAIAQQARRIDRGLGYDPLLETRMRAVLPVAARNGVRIISNMGAANPRAAARKTAEIARELGLHGLKIAAVTGDDVLDVVLRSDLRFEESGDKVSAYAPRLVSANAYLGAGPIVDALAAGADIVLTGRVADPSLFTAPLIHEFGWKMDDWTTLGQATVVGHLLECAGQVTGGYFADPGYKDVGNPARLGFPIGEVAADGSIVVTKVPHAGGAVTEATCKEQLLYEIHDPARYYQPDVVADFTAVQVKQEAQDRVRVWGGRGNARTDTLKVSVAYVDGYIGEGQISYGGPGAVARARLARDIVRERLAITGVHASELRFDMIGVNALYGEAFASNSEDAAEVRLRVAGRTLDANEATRIGNEVETLYTNGPAAGGGVTKMTREVIAVQSVLLAREHVKPAFEFVEAHDEVA from the coding sequence ATGAAACACACGATCAGACTCGGTGCGGGCGCAGGCTATTCAGGCGACCGCATCGAACCCGCCGTCGAGCTCGCGGAACACGGCGCGCTCGACTATCTCGTGTTCGAATGCCTCGCCGAACGCACGATTGCCATCGCGCAACAGGCGCGCCGCATCGACCGCGGCCTCGGCTACGACCCGCTGCTCGAAACGCGTATGCGCGCGGTGCTACCGGTCGCGGCGAGAAACGGCGTGCGCATCATTTCGAACATGGGCGCGGCCAATCCGCGCGCGGCCGCGAGAAAGACCGCGGAGATCGCGCGCGAACTCGGGTTGCACGGGCTGAAAATCGCTGCGGTCACCGGCGACGACGTGCTCGATGTCGTCCTGCGCTCGGATCTGCGTTTCGAGGAATCCGGCGACAAGGTGAGCGCTTATGCGCCGCGCCTCGTCTCCGCGAACGCGTATCTCGGCGCGGGGCCGATCGTCGATGCGCTTGCCGCGGGTGCGGACATCGTGCTGACAGGACGTGTCGCGGACCCGTCCCTCTTCACGGCGCCGCTCATTCACGAATTCGGCTGGAAGATGGACGACTGGACCACCCTTGGGCAGGCAACCGTCGTAGGGCATCTGCTCGAATGCGCGGGACAGGTGACGGGCGGGTACTTCGCCGACCCCGGCTATAAGGACGTCGGCAATCCAGCGCGGCTCGGTTTTCCGATTGGCGAGGTGGCCGCCGACGGCTCCATTGTCGTGACGAAGGTGCCGCATGCAGGCGGTGCCGTGACCGAGGCGACGTGCAAGGAACAGCTGCTCTATGAGATTCACGATCCGGCGCGTTACTATCAGCCGGATGTGGTCGCCGATTTCACCGCAGTACAAGTGAAGCAGGAAGCACAGGACCGCGTGCGCGTTTGGGGCGGACGCGGCAATGCGCGCACGGATACGCTGAAAGTCTCCGTCGCCTACGTCGACGGGTATATCGGCGAAGGGCAGATATCCTATGGCGGACCGGGCGCAGTCGCACGCGCACGTCTCGCGCGCGATATCGTGCGCGAGCGTCTCGCGATCACTGGCGTCCATGCGAGTGAGTTGCGCTTCGACATGATCGGGGTGAACGCGCTCTACGGCGAGGCATTCGCGAGCAACAGCGAAGATGCTGCCGAAGTCCGCTTGCGCGTAGCGGGGCGCACACTTGACGCAAACGAAGCGACGCGTATCGGCAACGAAGTGGAAACGCTCTACACCAACGGCCCGGCAGCGGGCGGCGGTGTAACGAAAATGACGCGCGAAGTCATCGCCGTGCAGTCCGTGCTGCTCGCGCGCGAACATGTGAAACCTGCTTTTGAATTCGTGGAGGCCCACGATGAAGTTGCGTGA
- a CDS encoding cupin domain-containing protein — MKVQQIKQTVELGGLEDWGTASLPGEEGVHVSGKQYVIAGTEAIDTGVFECSPGTYRRKVKQAEVMHLLSGSGSFTPDGEPTVHFRGGDTMFFEANTEGLWQVDETMRKVYVIL, encoded by the coding sequence GTGAAAGTACAGCAGATCAAACAGACCGTCGAACTCGGCGGACTCGAAGACTGGGGCACCGCTTCTCTTCCCGGTGAGGAAGGGGTACACGTCTCGGGCAAGCAGTACGTGATTGCCGGGACCGAGGCAATCGACACCGGTGTGTTCGAATGCTCGCCCGGCACCTATCGGCGCAAGGTCAAACAGGCGGAAGTCATGCATCTCCTGTCCGGCTCGGGATCGTTCACACCCGACGGGGAACCCACGGTCCACTTTCGCGGCGGCGATACGATGTTCTTCGAGGCCAACACGGAAGGCCTGTGGCAAGTGGACGAAACGATGCGAAAGGTCTACGTCATTCTGTGA
- a CDS encoding NAD-dependent succinate-semialdehyde dehydrogenase, with product MTLEEQAAALIRTDNFIDGEWVPAQSGRRFAVTDPATGKLIADVPDSGPSDARAAADAAARALPAWRACLPKERADVLHRWHALILEHLDALGALISLEQGKPLAEARGEVAYGASYVAWFADEATRIYGDLIPQQQRGKRMSAIKEPIGVVAAITPWNFPLAMIARKIAPALAAGCTVVAKPAEDTPLTALTLVHLAHEAGVPNGVLNLITASRESTVEAVADWLADGRVRKITFTGSTPVGKQLARESAATLKKLSLELGGNAPFIVFEDADLDAAVTGLLAAKFRNGGQTCVCPNRVYVQSGVYERFADMLCARVSELRVGPASHPASQIGPMINGRAVDKIARHVEDAVARGATVLTGGRRLPELGPNYFAPTVLSDASSPMALCSEETFGPVVPLFRFDTEQQAVDASNDTPFGLASYFYSQDLRRIERVSHALEAGIVGINEGALASEAAPFGGVKESGYGREGSKYGLDDYLSIKYLCQGGLD from the coding sequence ATGACACTGGAAGAGCAGGCCGCCGCGTTGATTCGCACGGACAATTTCATCGACGGTGAATGGGTGCCCGCGCAAAGCGGCCGGCGCTTCGCCGTCACGGATCCCGCCACCGGCAAGCTGATCGCGGACGTCCCCGACAGCGGGCCATCCGACGCCCGCGCCGCCGCCGATGCCGCCGCCCGCGCGCTGCCGGCATGGCGCGCATGTTTGCCGAAAGAACGTGCTGACGTGCTGCATCGCTGGCACGCGCTGATCCTCGAGCATCTGGACGCGCTCGGCGCGCTGATCTCGCTCGAACAGGGCAAGCCGCTCGCCGAAGCCCGCGGCGAAGTCGCCTATGGCGCGTCGTACGTCGCGTGGTTCGCTGACGAAGCGACACGCATTTACGGCGATCTGATCCCGCAGCAGCAGCGCGGCAAACGGATGAGCGCGATCAAGGAGCCGATCGGGGTCGTGGCGGCCATTACGCCGTGGAATTTCCCTCTCGCGATGATCGCGCGCAAGATCGCCCCTGCGCTCGCGGCCGGCTGCACGGTCGTCGCCAAGCCGGCCGAAGATACACCGCTCACTGCACTGACGCTCGTTCATCTCGCGCACGAAGCCGGCGTACCCAATGGTGTGCTGAACCTGATCACGGCCTCACGGGAATCGACCGTCGAAGCCGTGGCGGACTGGCTCGCCGATGGGCGCGTGCGCAAGATCACCTTTACGGGCTCGACGCCGGTCGGCAAACAGCTGGCGCGTGAATCGGCGGCTACGCTCAAGAAGTTGTCGCTGGAACTCGGCGGCAATGCGCCGTTCATCGTCTTCGAAGACGCCGATCTCGATGCCGCCGTCACTGGCCTGCTGGCCGCCAAATTCCGCAATGGCGGGCAGACCTGCGTGTGCCCGAACCGTGTGTATGTGCAGTCAGGCGTGTATGAGCGCTTTGCGGACATGCTCTGCGCACGCGTGTCCGAACTGCGCGTCGGTCCCGCCAGCCATCCCGCTTCGCAGATCGGCCCGATGATCAATGGTCGTGCCGTCGACAAGATCGCGCGCCATGTCGAGGACGCCGTGGCGCGCGGCGCAACCGTGTTGACGGGCGGCAGGCGCCTGCCCGAGCTTGGGCCCAACTACTTCGCGCCCACCGTGCTTAGCGACGCGAGTTCGCCGATGGCGCTGTGCAGCGAGGAAACCTTCGGTCCCGTCGTTCCGCTATTTCGCTTCGATACCGAACAGCAGGCGGTCGATGCGTCGAACGATACGCCGTTCGGCCTCGCGTCCTATTTCTACAGCCAGGATCTGCGGCGCATTGAACGCGTTTCTCACGCACTCGAAGCCGGCATTGTCGGGATCAATGAAGGGGCGCTCGCATCGGAAGCGGCGCCATTCGGCGGCGTGAAGGAATCCGGCTATGGCCGCGAAGGCTCGAAGTACGGTCTCGACGATTACCTGTCGATCAAATACCTCTGCCAGGGCGGTCTCGACTGA